One window from the genome of Paenibacillus azoreducens encodes:
- a CDS encoding urease accessory protein UreF — MDKQVLALFQLCDSNFPTGAFSHSYGLETYIQEDLVRDQATFAEWLDTYIHEQLVYSDGLASRLAFHALRDGDMDTVWKLDRMLFVQNLPRETREGTQKMGERMLNLVQSLYEAPVFSMYKKRIKAKLSFGHPAIVFTMAGYHLGVSERTTLLYYLYSVVTSLVQNAVRAIPLGQTAGQKVLQQFQNVLVSAAELIGQLDENDFGIVSPGLELSQMKHEHVNIRIFMS, encoded by the coding sequence TTCCAACTTTCCCACCGGGGCTTTCAGCCATTCTTACGGGCTGGAAACTTATATTCAGGAAGATCTGGTAAGGGATCAGGCTACATTTGCCGAATGGCTTGACACTTATATCCATGAACAGCTTGTCTATTCGGACGGGCTTGCGTCCCGCCTTGCATTTCATGCACTGCGGGATGGGGATATGGACACCGTATGGAAGCTGGACCGGATGCTGTTTGTTCAAAACTTGCCCCGCGAAACGAGGGAAGGCACGCAAAAGATGGGAGAACGGATGTTGAATCTCGTGCAATCCTTGTACGAGGCTCCTGTTTTCTCCATGTACAAAAAGCGGATCAAAGCAAAGCTGAGTTTTGGGCATCCGGCCATTGTGTTCACAATGGCCGGGTATCATCTCGGCGTTTCCGAGAGGACTACCCTTTTATATTATTTGTATTCGGTCGTCACCAGCCTGGTTCAAAATGCGGTGCGCGCAATTCCGCTAGGCCAAACGGCCGGGCAGAAGGTGCTTCAACAATTTCAGAATGTATTGGTAAGCGCCGCGGAACTAATCGGCCAATTGGATGAGAACGACTTCGGGATCGTATCGCCAGGTCTGGAATTATCGCAAATGAAACATGAACACGTCAATATTCGGATTTTCATGTCTTAA
- the ureG gene encoding urease accessory protein UreG, protein MGPIKIGIGGPVGAGKTMLVEKLTRHMEGEISMAVVTNDIYTKEDAKFLMENGVLPVDRIIGVETGGCPHTAIREDASMNFAAIDELIGRHPDVQLIFVESGGDNLAATFSPELVDFSIYIIDVAQGEKIPRKGGQGMIKSDLFIINKTDLAPYVGASLEVMESDTKVFRGNKPFVFTNLKDNKGLDQVIDWVKKNAFLKDLE, encoded by the coding sequence ATGGGACCCATTAAAATCGGAATCGGCGGACCGGTCGGAGCCGGAAAAACGATGCTTGTCGAGAAATTAACCCGTCATATGGAGGGGGAAATCAGCATGGCCGTCGTCACGAATGACATTTATACCAAAGAAGACGCCAAATTTCTGATGGAGAACGGAGTTCTGCCCGTAGACCGGATTATCGGCGTTGAAACCGGCGGATGCCCGCATACGGCCATCCGCGAAGATGCTTCGATGAATTTTGCCGCAATCGACGAGCTGATCGGGCGGCATCCGGATGTTCAGCTCATTTTCGTGGAAAGCGGCGGAGACAATCTTGCAGCCACTTTCAGTCCCGAACTGGTTGATTTCTCGATCTATATTATCGATGTGGCGCAAGGGGAAAAAATCCCGCGCAAAGGCGGACAAGGCATGATTAAATCGGACCTGTTCATTATCAACAAAACCGATCTGGCGCCTTACGTCGGAGCAAGCCTGGAAGTCATGGAATCGGATACGAAGGTTTTCCGCGGGAATAAACCGTTTGTGTTCACCAATTTGAAGGATAACAAAGGTTTGGACCAAGTCATCGACTGGGTCAAAAAGAATGCGTTCTTAAAGGATCTGGAATAG
- a CDS encoding bifunctional aldolase/short-chain dehydrogenase, giving the protein MVQNLWNNEEASKQKAGVEELVYRSNLIGSDRSVCNWGGGNTSLKTVEKDFRGRDVEVMWVKGSGSDLATMKAQHFTGLRLEDIKPLIGRDEMPDEEMVAYLSHCMIDSKHPRASIETLLHAFLPFPHVDHTHPDAIISLCCADNGREIAKEIYGDAFVWVPYIRPGFTLSKMIAEGVRSNPNAQLVLMEKHGLVTWGETSEACYNQTIAMIQKAEQYINSRIQEGQVFGGSQTETLAEEQRKSILAEVMPMIRGAVSDAKKMICMYDDGDDVLEFVNSKNAKELSQVGAACPDHLVHTKRVPLFVDWTPSAGTAALKEAVRTGIAAYKAEYQAYFERNKQDGDVMFEAAPRVILIPGIGMVNTGKSLAMAGVSGALYHRAIAVMKGSTALGEFVSLNENESYNVEYWPLELYKLTLAPAEAEFSRKIAFITGGAGGIGSETARRLVSEGAHVVLADLNLEGAEKVASDINAKYGEGRAKAVKMDVTSEEMVAAALAETALTYGGVDIIVNNAGLATSSPFEETSLKEWNLNMNVLGTGYFLVAREAFKLMKEQELGGSMIFVASKNSVYAGKNAAAYSSVKALEAHLARCIAAEGGEHGIRVNTILPDAILQGSAIWNSGWRNERAAAYGIEPDQLEEHYRKRTTLLVNIYPKDVAEGIAFFASSKAEKTTGCMLTIDGGVPAAFTR; this is encoded by the coding sequence ATGGTTCAAAATCTTTGGAATAACGAAGAAGCATCGAAGCAGAAAGCCGGAGTGGAAGAACTAGTGTACCGCTCCAATCTGATCGGCAGCGACCGAAGCGTATGCAATTGGGGCGGGGGCAATACATCGCTGAAAACCGTAGAAAAAGATTTCCGCGGCCGTGACGTGGAAGTGATGTGGGTCAAAGGCAGCGGTTCGGATTTGGCCACGATGAAGGCGCAGCATTTTACAGGACTCCGATTGGAGGATATCAAGCCGCTTATCGGGCGGGACGAAATGCCGGACGAGGAAATGGTCGCTTATCTGTCCCACTGCATGATCGACAGCAAACATCCGAGAGCTTCGATTGAAACGCTGCTGCATGCTTTCCTGCCGTTTCCGCATGTGGATCATACCCATCCGGACGCGATTATCAGCCTTTGCTGCGCGGATAACGGCCGGGAAATCGCCAAAGAAATCTACGGCGACGCCTTCGTGTGGGTTCCTTATATCCGTCCAGGCTTCACATTGTCCAAAATGATCGCCGAAGGGGTCCGCAGCAATCCGAATGCCCAGCTGGTGCTGATGGAAAAGCATGGTTTGGTCACATGGGGAGAAACTTCGGAGGCTTGCTATAACCAGACAATTGCCATGATTCAGAAAGCGGAACAGTATATCAACAGCCGGATTCAAGAGGGCCAGGTTTTCGGCGGCAGTCAAACGGAAACGCTTGCAGAGGAGCAGCGTAAATCCATCCTCGCTGAAGTGATGCCCATGATCCGGGGCGCTGTCAGCGATGCCAAGAAAATGATCTGCATGTATGACGACGGGGATGATGTGCTTGAGTTCGTGAACAGCAAAAATGCAAAGGAGCTTTCCCAAGTCGGCGCAGCTTGTCCGGACCATCTGGTACATACGAAGCGCGTTCCGCTATTCGTGGATTGGACTCCGTCCGCAGGGACGGCTGCGCTCAAAGAAGCTGTACGTACAGGTATCGCGGCATATAAAGCTGAATATCAAGCATATTTCGAGCGTAATAAACAAGACGGGGACGTGATGTTCGAGGCGGCGCCGCGCGTCATCCTCATTCCGGGCATCGGCATGGTCAACACGGGAAAAAGCCTGGCGATGGCTGGCGTCAGCGGCGCGTTATACCACCGTGCTATCGCCGTTATGAAGGGCTCCACGGCCCTTGGCGAATTTGTATCGCTGAACGAAAATGAATCCTACAATGTGGAATATTGGCCGCTGGAGCTTTACAAGCTGACGCTCGCACCTGCCGAAGCGGAATTTTCCCGCAAGATTGCCTTTATTACCGGCGGCGCAGGCGGCATAGGAAGCGAAACGGCGCGCCGCCTCGTATCCGAAGGGGCTCATGTGGTTCTGGCTGATCTGAACTTAGAAGGAGCCGAGAAAGTCGCTTCCGACATCAACGCTAAATACGGCGAAGGCCGGGCCAAGGCCGTGAAAATGGATGTGACCAGCGAAGAAATGGTGGCTGCGGCGTTGGCCGAAACCGCTTTGACTTATGGCGGGGTGGACATCATCGTTAACAATGCGGGCCTGGCGACATCCAGTCCGTTTGAAGAGACCTCGCTGAAGGAATGGAACCTGAACATGAACGTGCTGGGCACAGGTTATTTCCTCGTGGCGCGGGAAGCATTCAAGCTGATGAAGGAGCAGGAACTTGGGGGCAGCATGATTTTTGTCGCTTCGAAAAATTCCGTATACGCTGGCAAAAACGCGGCGGCTTACAGCTCGGTTAAAGCACTCGAAGCTCATCTGGCCCGCTGCATCGCCGCCGAGGGCGGAGAGCATGGCATCCGCGTCAACACGATTTTGCCAGATGCCATTTTGCAGGGTTCGGCGATTTGGAATTCCGGTTGGCGTAATGAACGTGCTGCTGCATACGGCATTGAACCGGATCAGTTGGAGGAGCATTACCGCAAAAGAACGACGCTTCTGGTCAACATTTATCCGAAGGACGTGGCTGAAGGCATCGCCTTTTTCGCTTCGTCGAAAGCCGAAAAGACGACCGGCTGCATGCTGACGATCGACGGCGGCGTACCGGCAGCTTTTACGCGTTGA
- a CDS encoding urease accessory protein UreD has protein sequence MEDWTGILRLNAEERSGKTVARNVYFQGAFKVMRPVYHDDSGQACYYILNPGGGYLDGDRYQMQVSLEEGARMTLTTQSATKIYKTPKKPAYQEIEIWLKNGSYLEYITDPIIGYKDARYKQKTVIRMDKGANLLYSEIITSGWSPDGVQFSYDLLQLTNEIYVDGELAVYDHIKLNPAAQHMSSLGIMEGYSHLGSMIVISEQVNQDFLDRLYHEIYEDTQEYRIGLSLLPVSGLIVRVLANSTQTIERIYAQCHRLINQSFFNTTPSFLRKY, from the coding sequence ATGGAAGACTGGACTGGGATTCTGCGGCTGAATGCCGAGGAGAGAAGCGGGAAAACCGTCGCGAGAAACGTGTATTTCCAAGGCGCGTTTAAAGTGATGCGGCCGGTCTATCACGATGATTCGGGGCAGGCGTGTTACTATATTCTGAATCCCGGCGGAGGTTATTTGGACGGAGACCGCTATCAGATGCAGGTTTCATTGGAGGAAGGGGCGCGGATGACATTAACGACGCAATCGGCAACCAAAATATACAAGACGCCGAAGAAACCCGCCTACCAAGAAATTGAAATTTGGCTGAAGAACGGCAGCTATCTCGAATATATAACGGATCCGATCATTGGATATAAAGACGCGCGGTATAAACAAAAAACGGTGATTCGAATGGATAAGGGGGCCAATCTTCTTTATTCAGAAATCATTACTTCGGGGTGGTCTCCCGACGGAGTTCAATTTAGCTATGATCTGCTTCAGTTAACCAATGAGATTTATGTGGATGGCGAATTGGCGGTTTATGATCATATTAAATTGAATCCTGCTGCGCAGCATATGTCCTCTCTCGGCATTATGGAAGGTTATTCGCATCTCGGATCTATGATCGTGATTTCGGAACAGGTGAATCAGGATTTTCTGGATCGGCTGTACCATGAGATATATGAGGATACCCAGGAATACCGGATCGGCCTATCCTTGCTGCCTGTATCCGGGCTGATTGTGCGCGTACTGGCAAACTCGACTCAAACCATTGAGAGAATTTATGCGCAGTGTCATAGACTGATCAATCAGTCGTTTTTTAACACTACCCCAAGTTTTCTTAGAAAATACTAA
- a CDS encoding (Fe-S)-binding protein yields MKVSLFITCISDAMFPPIGEAMTQLLARCGVRLHFPEVQTCCGQPAFNSGYWDEARAAAKTILEAFADSDFVIVPSGSCAGMIHHYYPRLFEHDAKLLEQSNRLKEKTYEFTQFLVQVLGVTDVGAYFPHKVTYHPSCHGTRLLGIEEEPMQLMSRIEGMEYVPLPYAEDCCGFGGTFAIKMSEISGAMVEEKSTHVLETEAEVLVGLDMGCLLNIGGNLKFRGKPVRVMHLAELLYEGVRNREQTAGV; encoded by the coding sequence ATGAAAGTGTCGCTTTTTATTACCTGCATCAGCGATGCGATGTTTCCGCCAATCGGGGAAGCCATGACGCAATTGCTGGCACGCTGCGGCGTCCGCCTGCATTTCCCGGAAGTGCAGACCTGCTGCGGGCAGCCTGCGTTTAACAGCGGCTATTGGGATGAAGCGCGGGCGGCGGCCAAAACTATATTGGAAGCGTTTGCCGACAGCGATTTTGTCATTGTGCCTTCGGGATCCTGTGCCGGCATGATTCATCATTATTATCCGAGATTGTTTGAACACGACGCCAAGCTGCTTGAACAAAGCAACCGCTTAAAAGAGAAAACCTATGAATTCACCCAATTCCTTGTTCAGGTGCTTGGCGTGACGGATGTCGGGGCGTATTTCCCGCATAAGGTGACATATCATCCATCCTGCCACGGTACGCGGCTTTTGGGGATTGAGGAAGAGCCGATGCAGCTGATGAGCCGTATCGAAGGGATGGAATATGTGCCGCTGCCGTATGCTGAGGACTGCTGCGGTTTTGGCGGGACGTTCGCCATCAAGATGAGCGAGATTTCCGGAGCGATGGTGGAAGAAAAAAGCACGCATGTACTCGAAACGGAAGCCGAAGTACTCGTTGGGCTGGATATGGGCTGTTTGCTCAACATTGGCGGCAACCTGAAATTCCGGGGCAAGCCGGTCCGGGTGATGCATTTGGCCGAATTGCTGTACGAGGGAGTGAGAAACCGTGAGCAAACCGCAGGGGTCTAA
- a CDS encoding HoxN/HupN/NixA family nickel/cobalt transporter, with protein sequence MGFIWNRYMLAVVIIHIIGIAALSTVVPTHPTFIGMGIAAYVFGLRHAFDIDHIAAIDNTVRKLVAQKKDPRGVGFYFSLGHSTVVFLLAVLTAVSVKFVAKYMSSMQDIGGIIGAAVSGVFLVFLAIINLMLFIQLWNMFRKMKVEKINESELEKMFEAKGFFTRYLGSLFKVVTRSWHIYPIGFLFGLGFDTATEISLLTMSAGAANHNLPVLGIISLPILFAAGMSLFDTLDGIMMTKSYAWANDRPVRKVYYNLVVTALSVVAALAVGMIELAQITTDKLHLSGGIWNVIASIDFDNLGYFLVASFLLIWGLAVLIWKYFKIEERYTVK encoded by the coding sequence ATGGGCTTTATTTGGAATCGCTATATGCTGGCCGTTGTGATCATTCATATCATCGGCATCGCGGCATTGTCCACTGTCGTGCCGACTCATCCAACCTTTATTGGAATGGGGATCGCGGCTTACGTATTTGGACTTCGCCATGCATTCGATATTGATCATATTGCCGCGATCGACAATACGGTCCGCAAGCTGGTTGCGCAAAAGAAGGATCCCAGGGGCGTCGGTTTTTATTTTTCGCTCGGACACTCCACAGTCGTTTTTTTACTGGCTGTATTAACTGCGGTATCGGTAAAGTTCGTCGCCAAATACATGTCCAGCATGCAGGATATCGGCGGTATCATCGGAGCTGCAGTATCGGGCGTTTTCCTGGTATTTTTGGCGATTATCAATTTAATGCTGTTTATTCAGCTTTGGAATATGTTCCGGAAAATGAAAGTAGAAAAAATAAACGAATCGGAACTCGAAAAAATGTTCGAGGCAAAGGGATTTTTCACCCGTTACTTGGGGTCGCTTTTTAAGGTGGTTACCCGAAGCTGGCATATCTATCCGATTGGATTTCTGTTCGGTTTAGGTTTCGACACGGCGACGGAAATTTCTCTTCTGACCATGTCGGCAGGTGCGGCGAATCATAATCTTCCCGTGCTTGGAATCATTTCTTTGCCTATTTTGTTCGCCGCAGGCATGAGTTTATTCGATACGCTGGATGGCATCATGATGACCAAAAGTTATGCTTGGGCAAATGACAGACCGGTGCGGAAAGTCTATTACAATCTGGTAGTCACCGCGCTTTCCGTCGTTGCTGCGTTGGCGGTCGGGATGATCGAATTGGCGCAAATCACGACGGACAAGCTTCATTTATCCGGGGGCATATGGAATGTGATCGCTTCCATCGACTTCGATAATTTGGGTTATTTCCTAGTCGCCAGTTTTCTGCTCATTTGGGGTCTGGCCGTTTTGATATGGAAATATTTTAAAATCGAAGAGCGGTACACTGTAAAATAA